A genome region from Desulfobulbaceae bacterium DB1 includes the following:
- a CDS encoding tRNA-specific adenosine deaminase, whose protein sequence is MGKEQEALYMEIALEEARRAAERGEVPVGAVLVGAGGEVLARDGNRTIELHDPCAHAEILVLRRAGEKTANYRLGGTTIYVTVEPCVMCAGALVHARVSRLVFGADDVKAGGVVSRYGVGMDKKLNHTLLVEGGLLAEQCSLLMSSFFRERRKKAKDL, encoded by the coding sequence ATGGGCAAGGAGCAGGAGGCCCTGTACATGGAGATTGCCCTGGAGGAGGCGCGGCGCGCCGCCGAACGGGGGGAGGTGCCGGTGGGCGCGGTGCTGGTGGGCGCGGGCGGCGAGGTGCTGGCCCGGGACGGCAACCGTACCATTGAACTGCATGATCCCTGCGCCCATGCGGAAATCCTGGTTCTGCGCCGGGCAGGGGAAAAAACGGCTAATTACCGCTTGGGCGGCACCACCATCTATGTCACGGTGGAGCCCTGTGTCATGTGCGCCGGGGCGTTGGTACATGCCAGGGTGAGCCGTCTTGTCTTCGGCGCCGATGATGTCAAGGCCGGGGGCGTTGTTTCGCGCTACGGGGTGGGCATGGATAAAAAACTGAATCATACCCTGCTGGTGGAAGGGGGGCTGCTGGCGGAACAGTGTTCTTTGCTGATGAGTTCCTTTTTCCGGGAAAGAAGAAAAAAAGCGAAAGACCTCTAA
- a CDS encoding thioredoxin reductase: MSELMDVIIVGAGPAGLQAAVHAARKKTTVLVLGRPQKSAIYWAHVENYLCVDGVTDGHELLKIGREQAVRFGARFVEEDVLGIEQVDDQYQVRTESGLYRGRTLILATGTHKNKLKVAGEKELTGKGVSYCVDCDANFFRNARVAVVGNESAAVDGALTLLKYASEVHLVARELAVSAELAEKIKGSGVTLHLGSWVKEIVGDKTVEKLVLEDGSMLDVDGVFVELGAKGAMELATNLGVQLDMESFSFIDTNKRQETNLPGVYAAGDIAGPPHQMAKAVGEGCVAGWYAANYANKQKREQGAD; the protein is encoded by the coding sequence ACTGATGGATGTCATTATTGTCGGAGCCGGACCGGCCGGTCTGCAGGCGGCGGTTCATGCCGCGCGTAAAAAAACCACCGTGCTGGTGCTGGGTCGTCCGCAGAAAAGCGCCATTTACTGGGCCCATGTGGAAAATTATCTTTGTGTCGACGGGGTGACCGACGGCCATGAACTGCTGAAAATCGGTCGTGAGCAGGCTGTCCGTTTCGGCGCCCGCTTTGTCGAGGAGGACGTGCTGGGCATTGAGCAGGTTGACGATCAGTACCAGGTGCGGACGGAAAGCGGGCTGTATCGGGGGCGGACGTTGATTCTTGCCACCGGCACCCACAAGAACAAGCTGAAGGTGGCCGGCGAAAAAGAACTGACCGGCAAGGGAGTCAGCTATTGTGTTGATTGCGACGCCAATTTTTTCCGTAATGCCAGGGTGGCGGTGGTGGGCAATGAAAGCGCCGCGGTGGATGGGGCCTTGACATTGCTGAAATACGCCTCGGAAGTGCACCTTGTCGCCCGGGAACTCGCCGTTTCAGCGGAACTCGCCGAAAAGATCAAGGGCAGCGGGGTCACGCTGCATCTGGGCAGCTGGGTGAAGGAAATCGTCGGCGACAAAACAGTGGAGAAACTGGTGCTGGAGGATGGCTCCATGCTCGATGTCGATGGGGTTTTCGTCGAACTCGGCGCCAAGGGGGCCATGGAACTTGCCACCAATCTCGGCGTCCAGCTCGACATGGAGTCCTTTTCCTTTATTGACACGAATAAACGCCAGGAAACCAATCTGCCCGGGGTCTATGCGGCGGGTGATATTGCCGGTCCTCCCCATCAGATGGCCAAGGCGGTGGGTGAAGGCTGCGTGGCGGGCTGGTATGCGGCCAATTACGCCAACAAGCAGAAACGGGAGCAAGGCGCCGATTGA